The nucleotide window AGCTGCGCAACGCGGCCACGATGGGCGGCAACCTGCTGCAGCGCACCCGGTGCGTGTACTTCCAGGACACGACTACCCCCTGCAACAAACGCGAACCCGGCTCCGGCTGCTCAGCCATCGGCGGCTACACCCGCTACCACGCGATCCTCGGTGCCTCAGCGGACTGCGTGGCGACGCATCCCTCGGATATGGCGGTCGCTCTGACCGCACTCGACGCCGTGGTCGTCGTCCTCGGTGCCTCCGGTGAGCGCCGGATCCCGGTCACCGAGCTCCACCGGCTGCCCGGCGACCGTCCCGAGCAGGACACGGTCCTCGAACACGGGGAGCTCATCACGGCGCTCGAGCTCCCTCCCCCACGGCCCGGCGCCGCGACGTATCGGAAGATCCGCGATCGCGCGTCCTACGCTTTCGCTCTCGTCTCCGTCGCGGCCCGGGTTGACGTCGACGCCTCGGGACCGGCACCGATCATCCGTGAGGCCGCGATCGCCCTCGGCGGAGTCGCACACAAACCCTGGCGTGCACGCGCCGCCGAGGCGGTGCTGCGTGGCGCGGAACCGACTGCCGAGACGTTCCTGGCAGCTGCCGACGCCGAGCTCGAGACCGCCGAACCCCTCGAGGGCAACAGCTTCAAGGTTCCGATGACCCGCGGAGCGATCACCACCGTGCTCGCCGAGCTCACCGGAGCGTCGGAAGCCCTGCCGGAGACGACCACGGAGGACACTCATGAGTGACCTGCTCACGACCACGTCCGTCGGCACGCACCAGGTGCGCCTCGACGGACCCGACAAGGTGCGTGGACGCGCCCCCTACGCCTACGAACACCCCCTGACCGATCCTCTCTACCTCTACCCCCTGCAGGCGGGGATCGCCCGCGGACGCACAGCGCACATCGATGTCTCCGCGGCGGAAGCAGCCGAGGGGGTGGTGTACGTGCTCACCGCCGACAACGCACCCGAGCTGGCGAGCACCGATGACGGCGAACTCGCGATCCTGCGCTCTGCTGAGATCGGATTCCGCGGCCAGTACCTCGGCGCTGTCATCGCGACCACCCCCGAGCGGGCCCGCCACGCGGCAGGCCTCGTCGAGATCACCTATGTGCAGGACGATCACGACGTCGAGCTGCGCGAGGATCACCCTGCTTCCCGGGAACCGGAGTCGGGCAGCGGGGATGTGCGCACAGGCGATGTCGACACAGCCCTCGCTGAGGCGGCCGTATCCATCGATGAGCGCTACAGCACCCCCATGGAGCACAACAATCCCATGGAACCGCATACCACCGTCGCCCTCTGGGACGGAGACGAACTGACCCTGTGGACCTCGACGCAGGGCGTGCACCCCGCACGCGCGACATTGGCGCCGATCCTCGGGGTGGAGCAGGAGAAGATCCGCATCATCTCCCCGCACGTCGGCGGCGGCTTCGGCTCCAAGGGCCTCCCCCACGCGGATATGATGCTCGCTGCCCTCGCGGCACAGGCGGTGCCGGGTCGACCCGTGAAATATGCCGTGACCCGGCAGCAGATGTTCTCGATCACCGGCTATCGAGCTCCGACCCTGCAGCACATCCGTCTGGGCGCGAGAGCCGACGGCACGCTCACGGCCTTCGCTTATGATGCGATCTCCATGTCCTCGCAGACTAAGGAGTTCCCCGAGGAGTCGACGAAGCCGGGCCGCATGATGTACGCAGGCGACAACCGCCGCCTCACCCAGCGAGTGGTTCCGCTCGACGTGCCGGTGCCCTCCTGGATGCGTGCTCCCGGCGAGGCTTCAGGCATGGTCGGACTCGAAATCGCCATGGACGAACTCGCAGTGGCCGCCGGCCTCGACCCCATCGAGCTGCGGGTGCGCAATGACCCGACCACGGACCCGGACACCGGGCTGCCGTTCAACCAGCGCCGCCTCGTCGACTGTCTGCGAGAAGGAGCAGACCGTTTCGGTTGGGAGAAGCGGAATCCGCAGCCGCGCACGCGTCAGGAGAACGGCTGGTTCGTCGGCATGGGCGTGGCCTCTGCGACCTACCCGGCAGGCAGACAGCCGGGCTCTGTCGCGCGGATCCGCCGCACTCCCGAAGGCTTTGAGGTCTCGATCGGTGCCGCCGATCTGGGCACCGGGACGTGGACCGTCCTGTCTCAGACTGCCGCGGACGCTCTCGGAGTTCCCATCGGGCAAGTAGATCTGCGGATCGGCGACACCGCGCTGCCGAACGCGACCGTGGCCGGCGGATCCACGGGTTTGGCGAGTTGGAGCACGGCGATCGTCGCCGCAGCCCAGGAGCTCCGTTCCGAGCACGGAGCCGATCCTGCCATCGGCGCCGAGGCCCATGGTGAGGCCGAGGCCAATCCCGCGGCGGAGAAGTTCGCCCTGCACTCTTTCGGCGCCCATTTCGCCGAGGTCCGCATCCAGCCGACCACCGGTGAGATCCGACTCGACCGCATGTTCGGCATGTTCTCCGCCGGGCGGATCGTCAACCCGAGCACCGCACGCTCACAGCTCATCGGCGGCATGACCATGGGCGTCGGGATGGCTCTGCATGAGAAGGGCGAGCTCGACCCGCGCTTCGGTCACGTAGTCAACCACGACCTCGCGGAGTATCACGTTCCCGTCAACGCAGACATCACCGACATCGAGGCAGATTGGCTCGACGAGAAGGACCCGCAGGCCGGTCCCATCGGCGCGCGCGGCGTCGGTGAGATCGGCATCGTCGGTGCCGCAGCCGCGATCGCGAACGCCGCCTTCAACGCCACCGGAGTCCGAGTCCGCGATCTGCCGATCTTCGGCGACGCGTTCCTGCCGTCGTGAGCGGCGAGACCGGGTCGACTCCTCCCAAACGACCC belongs to Brevibacterium spongiae and includes:
- a CDS encoding FAD binding domain-containing protein; this translates as MNPFDYERAADAAGAVTTVTDRPDAVFLAGGTNLVDHLKLGVAEPDLVVDINRLELTEVEALDDGGLRIGAMVRNSDAAADPRIRRDYPMLSRALLSGASGQLRNAATMGGNLLQRTRCVYFQDTTTPCNKREPGSGCSAIGGYTRYHAILGASADCVATHPSDMAVALTALDAVVVVLGASGERRIPVTELHRLPGDRPEQDTVLEHGELITALELPPPRPGAATYRKIRDRASYAFALVSVAARVDVDASGPAPIIREAAIALGGVAHKPWRARAAEAVLRGAEPTAETFLAAADAELETAEPLEGNSFKVPMTRGAITTVLAELTGASEALPETTTEDTHE
- a CDS encoding xanthine dehydrogenase family protein molybdopterin-binding subunit, whose protein sequence is MSDLLTTTSVGTHQVRLDGPDKVRGRAPYAYEHPLTDPLYLYPLQAGIARGRTAHIDVSAAEAAEGVVYVLTADNAPELASTDDGELAILRSAEIGFRGQYLGAVIATTPERARHAAGLVEITYVQDDHDVELREDHPASREPESGSGDVRTGDVDTALAEAAVSIDERYSTPMEHNNPMEPHTTVALWDGDELTLWTSTQGVHPARATLAPILGVEQEKIRIISPHVGGGFGSKGLPHADMMLAALAAQAVPGRPVKYAVTRQQMFSITGYRAPTLQHIRLGARADGTLTAFAYDAISMSSQTKEFPEESTKPGRMMYAGDNRRLTQRVVPLDVPVPSWMRAPGEASGMVGLEIAMDELAVAAGLDPIELRVRNDPTTDPDTGLPFNQRRLVDCLREGADRFGWEKRNPQPRTRQENGWFVGMGVASATYPAGRQPGSVARIRRTPEGFEVSIGAADLGTGTWTVLSQTAADALGVPIGQVDLRIGDTALPNATVAGGSTGLASWSTAIVAAAQELRSEHGADPAIGAEAHGEAEANPAAEKFALHSFGAHFAEVRIQPTTGEIRLDRMFGMFSAGRIVNPSTARSQLIGGMTMGVGMALHEKGELDPRFGHVVNHDLAEYHVPVNADITDIEADWLDEKDPQAGPIGARGVGEIGIVGAAAAIANAAFNATGVRVRDLPIFGDAFLPS